A region from the Sulfuriferula thiophila genome encodes:
- a CDS encoding ABC transporter permease codes for MSWQPVVLWTDALVFLLVAVITLVLMRKHPQGQLYEAWQRLWQMPMAMATGLVLLVFVAIALLDSLHYRPELPAQAGHEAQYSVEVLSVLDTLLLPLREHNEKTYSAPLATQLYVKESMTLTNGTVVRDYPRLQFGGAQLQHPRQESQADVRHRLLLGSVIGLLITTLLGGLGAWILMLRRKCGWRVLRQQLLSVENRLPWRTALLTIMLLSVTTAVLVQLAAAYHVFGTDKIGQDVLYGSLKSIRTGLLIGTLTTLIMLPFAVLLGISAGYFGGWIDDVIQYVYTTLNAIPGVLLIAAAVLMMQVYIETHPAMFDSAAARTDFRLLFLCVILGVTSWTGLCRLLRGETLKLRELDYVQAARAFGVSDWRLMVRHILPNLYHLVLISVVMDFSGLVLAEAVLSYLGVGVDPAMQSWGNMINAARLEMARDPVVWWPLVAAFSLMFALVLAANLFADSVRDAFDPHGRQR; via the coding sequence ATGAGCTGGCAGCCGGTGGTGTTATGGACGGACGCGTTGGTGTTCTTGCTGGTAGCCGTGATTACGCTTGTACTCATGCGGAAACATCCGCAAGGGCAGCTCTATGAGGCCTGGCAACGGTTGTGGCAAATGCCGATGGCAATGGCGACCGGGTTGGTGTTGCTGGTGTTCGTGGCGATTGCCTTGCTGGATTCGTTGCATTATCGCCCAGAGCTGCCGGCGCAGGCTGGGCACGAAGCACAATACAGTGTTGAGGTTCTCAGCGTGCTCGATACTCTGCTGTTGCCATTGCGTGAGCATAATGAAAAGACCTATTCAGCACCGTTAGCTACGCAGCTTTACGTCAAGGAAAGCATGACGCTGACCAATGGCACGGTTGTCCGTGACTATCCACGGCTGCAGTTTGGCGGTGCGCAACTGCAGCATCCCCGGCAAGAGAGTCAGGCTGATGTGCGGCACAGATTGCTGCTCGGTAGTGTCATTGGTCTATTGATCACTACGCTGCTGGGTGGGTTGGGTGCATGGATACTGATGCTGCGTCGCAAGTGCGGCTGGCGTGTGCTTAGGCAGCAACTGCTGTCTGTCGAAAATCGTTTACCCTGGCGTACGGCACTGCTCACCATAATGCTGCTGAGCGTAACGACAGCTGTGCTGGTCCAATTGGCTGCTGCCTACCATGTGTTTGGTACCGACAAGATCGGTCAGGATGTACTGTATGGCAGTCTGAAAAGCATACGTACCGGTTTGCTGATCGGTACCTTGACTACTTTGATTATGCTGCCATTTGCCGTGCTGTTAGGGATTAGTGCGGGTTATTTCGGCGGCTGGATAGATGATGTGATTCAGTATGTGTACACCACATTGAATGCGATTCCCGGCGTATTGCTGATAGCAGCGGCTGTGTTGATGATGCAGGTGTATATCGAAACCCATCCGGCCATGTTTGATAGTGCAGCAGCGCGCACTGATTTCCGGCTGCTGTTTCTGTGCGTGATTTTAGGTGTTACCAGTTGGACCGGTTTATGCCGGTTGTTGCGGGGTGAAACGCTGAAATTGCGCGAACTTGACTATGTGCAGGCGGCACGGGCATTCGGGGTATCTGACTGGCGGCTGATGGTTAGGCATATCTTGCCTAATCTTTATCACCTGGTATTAATCAGTGTGGTAATGGATTTTTCCGGCCTGGTGCTAGCCGAAGCTGTGTTGTCCTATCTTGGAGTGGGTGTTGATCCGGCCATGCAGAGCTGGGGCAATATGATTAATGCCGCCAGGCTGGAAATGGCGCGTGATCCGGTGGTGTGGTGGCCATTGGTTGCTGCATTCAGCCTGATGTTTGCACTGGTTCTGGCGGCAAATCTGTTTGCCGATAGTGTGCGCGATGCGTTCGATCCGCATGGGAGGCAGCGATGA
- a CDS encoding ABC transporter ATP-binding protein, which translates to MSESLLRVEQLYTRLGKLRVVDGVSFTVNRQQTFALLGESGCGKSMTALSIMRLLPEVARIQSGEVEFNGRDLLMLPESAMRDVRGGEIGMIFQEPMTSLNPVLTIGEQIGETLGRHRRMHKRGARDEAAALLQAVGLPDATRRLGEYPFQLSGGMKQRVMIAMTLAGNPSLLIADEPTTALDVTIQAQVLALLRRIQQQRGMGMLLITHDLGVVAEMADQVGVMYAGELVEIAPRAAFFAHAQHPYSQKLFAALPNGVQREARLANIAGNVPPLDTEFVGCRFADRCESAFSRCREQSPVWTQLADGHAARCHLLETHTAPVAVSASASGQIRPVSEEVLLTVSDLKVHFPLHASFWANRHTVVKAVDGVDLLVHKGETLALVGESGCGKTTVGKAIVQLQAVTGGQVVLDGVDLGSLNKRQLHEQRAHVQMIFQDPFSSLNPHLRVMDLLEEGMVALDVERDAVRRQHILVKLMDQVGLPVNALQRYPHEFSGGQRQRIAIARALAVRPKLIVCDEPTSALDVSVQAQIINLLKDLQAEFNLSLLFITHNLPVADYLAQRIAVMYMGRIVETGSSMEIMTQPRHPYTQALLAAVPGMVRPVDGRPINNDIASAAYPPQGCHFHPRCPLAMPVCAEYYPGVTHLGNTHQVRCHAVEQAHTIVT; encoded by the coding sequence ATGAGCGAATCGTTATTGCGGGTTGAGCAGTTATATACCCGCCTGGGTAAATTGCGCGTGGTGGATGGCGTGAGTTTTACTGTGAATCGCCAGCAGACCTTTGCATTGCTAGGTGAGTCGGGCTGTGGCAAGTCCATGACCGCGCTGTCAATTATGCGCCTGTTGCCGGAAGTGGCTCGCATTCAGTCCGGGGAAGTCGAGTTTAACGGTCGTGATTTGCTGATGTTGCCTGAGTCAGCCATGCGCGATGTGCGTGGCGGCGAAATCGGCATGATCTTCCAGGAGCCGATGACCAGTCTGAATCCGGTACTGACCATAGGTGAACAGATAGGTGAAACGCTCGGCCGACACCGGCGTATGCATAAGCGTGGTGCGCGGGACGAAGCAGCAGCATTGCTGCAGGCAGTCGGGTTGCCGGATGCCACGCGACGCCTCGGTGAGTATCCGTTCCAGCTTTCCGGAGGCATGAAACAGCGGGTAATGATTGCGATGACACTGGCAGGCAATCCGTCACTGCTCATCGCCGACGAGCCGACCACCGCACTGGATGTGACCATACAGGCCCAGGTGCTGGCGTTGTTGCGCCGTATCCAGCAGCAGCGCGGCATGGGGATGCTACTGATTACTCACGATCTGGGGGTGGTTGCCGAAATGGCAGATCAGGTGGGCGTCATGTATGCCGGTGAACTGGTGGAAATCGCACCGCGCGCTGCTTTTTTTGCCCATGCGCAGCATCCTTATAGTCAGAAATTGTTTGCGGCTTTGCCTAATGGTGTGCAGCGGGAGGCGCGTCTGGCCAATATAGCTGGCAATGTGCCGCCACTGGATACGGAGTTTGTCGGCTGTCGCTTTGCGGATCGCTGTGAGTCGGCATTCAGCCGCTGTCGTGAACAATCGCCGGTATGGACACAGCTGGCGGACGGGCACGCGGCCCGTTGCCATCTGCTGGAGACGCATACTGCACCTGTGGCTGTTAGCGCATCGGCTAGCGGGCAGATCAGGCCGGTTTCCGAGGAGGTTCTGTTAACAGTAAGCGATCTTAAAGTGCACTTCCCGTTACATGCCAGTTTCTGGGCAAACAGGCATACTGTAGTCAAGGCAGTGGATGGGGTTGATTTGCTAGTACACAAAGGTGAAACCTTGGCCTTAGTGGGTGAATCTGGCTGCGGTAAAACCACGGTTGGGAAAGCCATTGTGCAGTTGCAGGCGGTTACCGGGGGGCAGGTTGTGCTGGATGGAGTGGACCTTGGTTCTCTTAACAAGCGTCAGTTGCATGAGCAGCGTGCGCACGTACAAATGATCTTTCAGGATCCGTTTTCTTCGCTGAATCCGCATCTGCGTGTAATGGATTTGCTGGAGGAGGGCATGGTGGCGCTGGATGTAGAACGGGATGCGGTGCGCCGTCAGCATATTCTGGTAAAATTGATGGACCAGGTGGGGCTACCTGTAAACGCATTGCAGCGTTATCCGCATGAGTTTTCGGGTGGTCAGCGGCAACGCATTGCGATTGCTCGTGCACTGGCGGTGCGGCCAAAGCTGATCGTTTGCGATGAGCCAACCAGCGCTCTGGATGTATCGGTGCAGGCGCAGATTATCAATCTGCTCAAAGACCTGCAGGCGGAATTTAATCTGAGTTTGCTGTTTATTACGCATAATTTGCCAGTGGCTGATTATCTGGCGCAACGTATTGCCGTTATGTATATGGGACGCATTGTGGAGACGGGTAGCAGCATGGAAATCATGACGCAGCCACGTCATCCTTACACGCAAGCCTTACTGGCCGCTGTGCCTGGTATGGTACGGCCTGTTGATGGTCGTCCGATTAACAATGATATAGCTTCGGCTGCCTATCCGCCTCAGGGTTGTCATTTTCATCCGCGATGCCCGCTAGCAATGCCTGTTTGCGCTGAGTATTATCCGGGTGTAACGCATCTGGGTAATACCCATCAGGTGCGATGCCATGCTGTCGAGCAGGCGCACACGATAGTCACCTGA
- a CDS encoding LysM peptidoglycan-binding domain-containing protein, producing the protein MIKLPNLQKLSNKFKQLLLCLGLLSPLTGLADTTGIKLTATPNTTYISNIPGSNTPPNPDNSQVDTSDLWDRIRMGFGMDILNTPLVETHVNWYAQRPDYVRRTVERSRRYLYHILGEVEKRGMPTEIALLPMVESAFNPMAYSTSHASGIWQFIPSTGKDFGLKQNGWYDGRRDIVAATDAALDYLTKLHNQFGTWELALAAYNCGEGCVARAIAKNQAQGLPTDYLSLNLPTETRHYVPKLLAVKQIIADPASVGLNLDRIPDQAYFTTVTLNKPIDVSLAAKLANMPVNEFVSLNPAYNKPVVRSDTPAQLLLPVDKVDTFSNNLQNYDRPLVTWQVYAAKIGERASTIAKKFNVTVAWLKEHNPIQLSHKGKLTSDHALMVPLKGNTDTTSTVISQTQPATTNKIALADNTTTKAVVKDVSTKDTLDKPAKREQTSQAKIPDEITVNQGDTLYSLARRYEIAPHDLAQWNNIQPNQLKLGQKLTLKAPDERQDTSNKSSTKHGRDEKPAKITATNAETKHAKQDKPKSYTVKKGDTLSSIAQKHDIAVDDIQRWNKLKHHTTLKPGTKLVLKAG; encoded by the coding sequence ATGATTAAATTACCAAATCTGCAAAAATTATCAAATAAATTCAAGCAACTCCTGCTTTGTCTCGGCTTGCTTTCACCACTCACGGGCCTCGCAGACACAACTGGCATCAAACTGACAGCAACACCTAACACCACCTATATCAGCAACATTCCAGGAAGCAACACACCGCCCAATCCAGACAACAGCCAAGTTGACACCTCCGATTTATGGGACCGGATCCGCATGGGCTTCGGCATGGATATCCTGAATACGCCGCTGGTAGAAACACATGTTAACTGGTACGCGCAACGCCCGGACTATGTGCGCCGTACCGTAGAACGTAGCCGTCGCTATCTTTATCATATCCTGGGTGAAGTTGAGAAACGCGGCATGCCTACCGAGATCGCGTTACTGCCCATGGTAGAAAGCGCATTTAACCCCATGGCATACTCAACCAGCCATGCATCAGGCATATGGCAATTCATTCCGTCCACAGGCAAGGATTTCGGACTGAAGCAGAATGGCTGGTACGATGGACGACGCGACATTGTTGCCGCAACAGATGCCGCACTGGATTACCTGACCAAGCTGCATAATCAATTTGGCACATGGGAACTCGCATTAGCCGCCTACAACTGCGGCGAAGGCTGCGTAGCACGGGCGATAGCCAAGAATCAGGCACAAGGCCTGCCTACTGATTATTTAAGTCTGAACCTGCCTACCGAAACCAGACATTACGTACCCAAACTGCTGGCCGTCAAACAAATCATCGCCGATCCAGCCAGTGTCGGACTTAATCTTGACCGCATTCCTGACCAGGCCTATTTCACCACGGTTACATTAAATAAGCCCATTGATGTTAGCCTGGCAGCAAAATTGGCAAACATGCCAGTTAATGAATTTGTATCGCTCAATCCCGCATACAACAAACCCGTAGTAAGGTCAGACACGCCTGCACAGTTATTGTTGCCTGTTGATAAAGTCGATACCTTTTCCAACAACCTGCAAAACTATGACCGACCGCTGGTTACCTGGCAGGTTTATGCCGCCAAAATTGGGGAACGGGCTAGCACCATAGCCAAAAAATTCAATGTCACAGTGGCCTGGCTGAAAGAGCACAATCCCATACAACTGTCTCACAAAGGCAAACTGACCAGCGACCATGCGCTGATGGTTCCTCTGAAAGGCAACACAGATACGACATCAACTGTTATTAGTCAGACACAACCAGCCACAACCAATAAAATCGCACTGGCAGACAATACAACAACCAAAGCCGTGGTAAAAGACGTGTCCACCAAAGATACGCTCGACAAACCGGCAAAGCGTGAACAGACTTCTCAGGCGAAGATCCCTGACGAAATTACAGTCAATCAAGGTGATACCTTATACAGTCTGGCTCGACGTTATGAAATAGCACCTCACGATTTAGCGCAATGGAATAACATCCAACCAAATCAACTGAAACTCGGCCAGAAACTTACTCTCAAAGCACCCGATGAGCGTCAAGATACAAGTAATAAATCAAGCACTAAACACGGACGTGATGAAAAGCCAGCTAAAATCACAGCGACCAATGCCGAAACGAAGCACGCTAAACAGGATAAACCCAAATCATATACCGTCAAAAAAGGCGACACCTTGTCCAGCATCGCCCAGAAGCATGATATAGCAGTGGACGATATCCAGCGCTGGAACAAGCTCAAACATCATACTACGCTCAAGCCAGGCACTAAATTAGTGCTCAAAGCGGGATAA
- the gloB gene encoding hydroxyacylglutathione hydrolase — translation MDTDLHITPIAAFSDNYIWVIHNQRHAAVIDPGDANAVFEFLRQHKLTLIAILNTHHHHDHTGGNAALVHAFNVPVYGPARETIPHLTQPLVEGNTVRLAGLNLSLQVLDVPGHTAGHIAYHATDMLFSGDTLFGCGCGRLSEGTPAQMLASLTKLGQLPINTSVYCAHEYTLGNIAFALRLEPDNAVLQARAETDRSKINAGLPTLPSTIAMELATNPFLRCHLASIRLAVEKITGKPANNTVDIFSTMRTLKNDFRPS, via the coding sequence ATGGATACCGATTTACACATTACCCCAATTGCCGCATTCAGCGACAATTATATATGGGTTATTCATAATCAACGTCATGCTGCTGTCATTGACCCTGGCGATGCGAATGCTGTCTTCGAATTCCTGCGGCAGCACAAACTAACCCTCATCGCTATTTTAAACACCCACCACCATCATGACCATACTGGCGGCAATGCCGCTTTGGTTCACGCCTTTAATGTGCCGGTCTATGGACCTGCCCGTGAAACTATCCCGCATCTGACGCAGCCACTCGTGGAAGGGAACACTGTACGCCTAGCTGGGCTTAATCTCAGCCTGCAGGTGCTTGATGTCCCAGGACACACAGCTGGACACATCGCCTATCACGCCACAGACATGCTCTTCAGCGGTGACACGCTGTTTGGCTGCGGTTGCGGTCGACTGTCTGAAGGCACTCCGGCACAAATGCTGGCATCACTTACTAAATTGGGACAACTGCCCATAAATACAAGCGTCTATTGCGCTCACGAATACACGCTCGGCAATATTGCTTTTGCACTGCGTCTGGAGCCGGACAATGCAGTACTGCAAGCACGCGCCGAAACAGACCGCAGCAAGATTAACGCCGGCCTGCCGACCCTGCCATCGACCATCGCCATGGAATTGGCCACCAATCCTTTTCTGCGCTGTCATTTGGCCAGCATCAGGCTTGCTGTCGAGAAAATCACTGGCAAGCCTGCAAACAACACAGTCGACATCTTCAGCACCATGCGCACCCTGAAGAACGACTTCCGCCCTTCCTAG
- a CDS encoding class I SAM-dependent methyltransferase produces MTTRYTSFSDWLASPLGQYLQAREQAYFDQAVADLFGFNALQVGLPYWDMLRNSRIPHRFRVADSGTDDVLAEPTQLPFANQSVDLLVLPHLLEFSSYPHQILREAERVLIAEGSLLISGFNPRSLWGVHRWYKHKGGEYPWRGDFVNLSRLKDWLSLLGCDVVSGRMCCYAPPLANAGMMQYFEFMESAGDRWWGMGGGVYFIHAVKRVHGMRLITPRWQSQAKLARALSPATRSLQNGSKCCDE; encoded by the coding sequence ATGACAACTCGTTACACATCATTTTCCGACTGGCTGGCAAGTCCATTAGGCCAATATCTGCAAGCCCGTGAGCAAGCCTATTTTGACCAGGCAGTAGCGGATTTGTTTGGGTTTAATGCCCTGCAAGTCGGGTTGCCTTATTGGGATATGTTGCGTAACAGTCGAATTCCCCATCGTTTTCGTGTTGCTGACAGTGGCACAGACGATGTGCTGGCCGAACCAACCCAGTTACCGTTTGCTAACCAATCTGTTGATTTGCTGGTGTTGCCGCATCTGCTTGAGTTCTCATCTTATCCGCACCAGATTTTGCGTGAAGCCGAGCGAGTGCTTATTGCAGAGGGCAGTTTGTTGATTAGCGGTTTCAATCCTCGTAGTTTATGGGGCGTGCACCGCTGGTACAAGCATAAGGGCGGGGAATATCCGTGGCGTGGCGATTTTGTTAACCTCAGTCGATTAAAGGACTGGTTGTCGTTGCTGGGTTGCGATGTGGTCAGCGGGCGTATGTGCTGTTATGCGCCGCCTCTGGCCAATGCCGGCATGATGCAATATTTCGAATTTATGGAATCAGCAGGTGATCGCTGGTGGGGGATGGGTGGTGGGGTGTATTTTATTCATGCGGTCAAACGTGTGCATGGAATGCGTCTGATTACACCACGTTGGCAGAGCCAGGCAAAGTTAGCCAGGGCATTGAGTCCGGCAACGCGTAGCCTACAGAATGGAAGTAAATGTTGTGATGAGTGA
- the rnhA gene encoding ribonuclease HI: MSDLPEIEIFTDGACKGNPGVGGWGALLVSGVHRKEIYGGEAATTNNRMELMAVIAALQSLKGRSRVLLHADSQYVLKGITEWLPNWKKRGWRTSGNAPVKNVDLWQRLDALAGEHDVQWFWVKGHNGHPGNERADELANLGVAEHLNSINY, from the coding sequence ATGAGTGATTTGCCTGAGATTGAGATTTTTACTGATGGCGCCTGTAAAGGTAACCCGGGTGTTGGTGGTTGGGGTGCGTTATTGGTGAGTGGTGTTCATCGTAAAGAAATTTATGGTGGTGAGGCAGCTACGACAAATAATCGTATGGAATTGATGGCTGTAATCGCTGCGTTGCAAAGCCTCAAGGGGCGCAGTCGTGTATTGCTGCATGCGGATTCGCAATATGTTTTAAAAGGGATCACGGAATGGTTGCCTAACTGGAAGAAACGCGGGTGGCGAACCAGTGGTAATGCGCCGGTGAAGAATGTTGATTTGTGGCAGCGGCTGGATGCTTTGGCTGGCGAGCACGATGTGCAATGGTTCTGGGTCAAGGGTCATAATGGCCATCCTGGCAATGAACGCGCTGATGAATTGGCGAATTTGGGTGTCGCTGAACACCTTAACAGTATTAATTATTAA
- a CDS encoding ATP-binding cassette domain-containing protein gives MPLLTIENASLAFGHFALLDRTSWVIEPGVHIGLIGRNGAGKSSLLKVLAGEFPPDDGVVWRQPGIKLGYVPQEPVLDPEHTVYEAVAQGLGEVSQLLLDYHEVTHKMGEPDADFDALMAQMQTLQTALEAHDGWNLQARVETALTKLNLPEDVLVGTLSGGLKKRVALARALVAEPDLLLLDEPTNHLDLSSIEWLEELIRNYTGSVVVITHDRRFLDNVSQQIIELDRGKLRSYEGNFSEYQRLKAEQLAIEAVEQAKFDKFLAQEEVWIRKGVQARRTRNEGRVRRLEQLRVTRSERRNHLGQVNLNVDSGEKSGKRVAELENVSKSYGGRVLIKDFTGIIQRGDKVGLVGPNGIGKTTLIKLILGEIEPDSGEVKLGTKLSVAYFDQFRTQLDEEQTVAYTISQGGDYVEIGGERKHVISYLEDFLFAPERSRSPVKSLSGGERNRLLLARLFTRPANILVLDEPTNDLDIDTLELLEELLQDYPGTVLLVSHDRTFLDNVVTQVIAFEGDGLLREYAGGYEDWLMQRPKTNAANAPKKSAPAKLEPTQPAPSKAKLSWKDQQELDALPAKIEALELEQERITACLADPNLYANQKNEAAELQTKLTGLNAQLNDMLARWEALEAKANA, from the coding sequence ATGCCGTTATTAACGATAGAAAATGCTTCATTGGCTTTTGGTCACTTTGCGTTGCTGGATCGCACTAGCTGGGTGATAGAGCCGGGTGTACATATAGGTCTGATTGGCCGCAATGGTGCAGGGAAGTCCAGTTTGTTGAAAGTGCTGGCCGGAGAGTTCCCACCTGATGACGGGGTGGTGTGGCGTCAGCCGGGTATCAAATTAGGCTACGTGCCGCAGGAGCCGGTGCTGGACCCTGAACATACAGTTTATGAAGCAGTGGCCCAAGGCCTGGGCGAGGTGAGTCAGCTACTGCTGGATTACCATGAAGTTACCCATAAAATGGGCGAGCCGGATGCGGATTTTGATGCGCTGATGGCGCAGATGCAAACCTTGCAGACAGCTCTGGAAGCTCATGATGGCTGGAACTTGCAGGCGCGAGTGGAAACTGCGCTGACCAAGCTGAATTTGCCTGAAGATGTATTGGTTGGCACTTTGTCCGGCGGCTTGAAAAAACGGGTTGCTCTTGCGCGTGCATTGGTGGCTGAACCGGATCTGCTATTGCTGGATGAGCCGACCAACCACTTGGATTTGTCGTCGATTGAATGGCTGGAAGAGCTGATCCGTAACTATACCGGCAGCGTGGTGGTGATTACCCATGATCGACGTTTTCTGGATAACGTTTCGCAACAGATTATCGAGTTGGATCGCGGCAAGCTGCGTAGCTATGAAGGCAATTTTTCAGAATATCAACGGCTCAAGGCTGAGCAATTAGCTATCGAGGCGGTAGAGCAGGCCAAGTTCGACAAGTTTCTGGCGCAGGAAGAAGTCTGGATACGTAAGGGTGTGCAGGCACGCCGTACTCGTAATGAAGGTCGCGTCCGTCGTCTGGAACAGTTGCGCGTCACGCGTAGTGAGCGTCGCAATCATCTCGGTCAGGTCAATCTGAATGTCGACAGTGGCGAGAAATCAGGTAAGCGTGTCGCTGAGCTGGAGAATGTCAGCAAGTCCTATGGCGGTCGTGTATTGATCAAGGATTTCACGGGCATCATTCAGCGCGGTGACAAAGTGGGGCTGGTTGGGCCTAACGGTATTGGTAAAACCACGCTGATTAAATTGATACTGGGTGAAATCGAGCCGGATAGCGGTGAAGTGAAGCTGGGTACCAAGCTGTCGGTCGCCTATTTCGATCAGTTCCGCACACAACTGGATGAAGAACAGACCGTGGCTTACACCATTAGTCAGGGCGGTGATTATGTAGAAATCGGCGGCGAACGCAAGCATGTCATCAGTTATCTTGAAGATTTCCTGTTCGCACCAGAACGTTCACGCTCACCAGTAAAGTCACTGTCAGGCGGTGAGCGCAACCGACTATTGCTGGCGCGCTTGTTTACGCGTCCAGCGAATATTCTGGTGCTGGACGAGCCTACCAATGATCTGGATATCGACACACTGGAATTGCTGGAAGAGTTGCTGCAAGACTATCCCGGTACGGTATTGCTGGTCTCGCACGACCGTACCTTCCTGGATAACGTAGTGACGCAGGTGATTGCTTTTGAAGGCGATGGCCTGTTGCGTGAATACGCCGGTGGATATGAAGACTGGCTGATGCAACGTCCTAAAACGAATGCAGCTAATGCCCCGAAGAAGTCAGCGCCAGCAAAACTGGAGCCAACTCAGCCTGCACCGAGTAAAGCCAAGTTGAGCTGGAAGGATCAGCAGGAGTTGGATGCTTTGCCAGCCAAAATAGAGGCGCTTGAGCTGGAACAGGAGCGGATAACAGCCTGTTTGGCAGATCCTAATTTGTATGCTAACCAAAAAAATGAAGCAGCAGAGTTGCAAACCAAATTAACTGGATTGAACGCACAGTTGAATGACATGCTGGCACGTTGGGAGGCCTTGGAAGCCAAGGCTAACGCTTGA
- a CDS encoding Maf family nucleotide pyrophosphatase encodes MTAASRTLVLASTSPYRRELLAKLQVAFEVAAPEVDETPLPDETPDAAALRLSALKAKAVAERFPDALIIGSDQVATLNGQHIGKPGNHDNAVAQLRLMRGQQIVFHTALSLYNTATGNLQSAIVPTTVQIRPLTDLQIEHYLRKDQPYNCAGSARSEALGIAIMEKMEGTDPNALIGLPLIALTHMLMQENWDVLL; translated from the coding sequence ATGACGGCAGCTTCCAGAACACTTGTCCTCGCCTCTACTTCGCCCTATAGACGGGAGCTGTTAGCGAAATTACAAGTCGCCTTTGAAGTTGCCGCTCCTGAAGTTGATGAAACCCCGCTACCCGATGAAACACCCGATGCAGCGGCATTGCGATTATCCGCACTCAAAGCCAAAGCTGTCGCTGAACGCTTCCCCGATGCACTGATAATCGGCTCCGATCAGGTTGCCACCCTCAATGGGCAGCACATAGGCAAGCCCGGAAATCATGACAATGCAGTAGCGCAATTACGCCTGATGCGCGGCCAACAGATTGTGTTTCACACCGCGTTAAGCTTATACAACACCGCAACAGGAAATCTGCAGTCCGCTATCGTGCCGACAACAGTACAGATACGCCCATTAACCGACCTGCAAATCGAACATTACCTGCGCAAAGATCAGCCGTATAACTGTGCAGGCAGCGCCCGTTCTGAAGCATTAGGCATCGCCATCATGGAGAAAATGGAAGGCACCGACCCCAATGCATTAATCGGCTTGCCATTAATCGCCTTGACGCACATGCTGATGCAAGAAAACTGGGATGTATTACTGTAA